In one Komagataeibacter sp. FNDCR2 genomic region, the following are encoded:
- the cysQ gene encoding 3'(2'),5'-bisphosphate nucleotidase CysQ: MNTPSIPVYEDGFLLDLALRLADEAAELIRAIRARGFETRIKTDSSPVTEADHAAEVHILKGLRAHAPAIPVVAEEEMAAGIHIDTGSEFWLVDPLDGTREFAAGRDDFTVNIGLVRHGRPVLGAVALPAYHQLYGAGAGRGAVRIDASGEQAIHVRRPPAEGLTVLASRHHADDARLRDFLGGHAIAHLGNIGSAAKFIRVAEGVADLYPRLGPTMEWDTAAPQAIVEAAGGSITTMDGAPLGYGKPGWRNPHFLCRGAT, from the coding sequence ATGAATACACCATCCATACCCGTATATGAGGACGGATTCCTTCTGGATCTGGCCCTGCGCCTGGCCGATGAGGCCGCCGAGCTGATCCGCGCCATCCGCGCACGCGGGTTCGAGACCCGGATCAAGACCGACAGTTCCCCCGTGACGGAAGCCGACCACGCGGCGGAGGTTCATATCCTCAAGGGCCTGCGCGCCCACGCCCCGGCCATACCCGTGGTGGCGGAGGAGGAAATGGCCGCCGGCATCCACATTGATACGGGTAGCGAGTTCTGGCTGGTGGACCCGCTGGATGGCACACGCGAATTCGCCGCCGGGCGCGATGATTTTACCGTCAATATCGGCCTGGTGCGCCATGGCCGCCCGGTTCTGGGCGCGGTGGCGCTGCCCGCCTACCACCAGCTTTACGGCGCGGGCGCGGGGCGCGGGGCGGTACGCATCGACGCCAGCGGCGAACAGGCCATCCATGTCCGCCGCCCCCCGGCGGAAGGGCTGACGGTACTGGCCTCGCGCCATCATGCCGATGACGCGCGCCTGCGGGACTTCCTGGGTGGGCACGCGATCGCGCATCTGGGCAATATCGGCTCGGCCGCCAAGTTCATTCGCGTGGCCGAGGGCGTGGCCGACCTCTACCCCCGCCTTGGCCCCACCATGGAATGGGACACCGCCGCCCCGCAGGCGATCGTGGAAGCCGCCGGTGGCAGCATTACCACCATGGATGGCGCGCCGCTGGGCTATGGCAAGCCGGGCTGGCGCAACCCGCATTTCCTGTGTCGCGGCGCGACATAA
- a CDS encoding leucyl aminopeptidase — translation MLDIAFSDATAPHGGAIAILATSGTSPAGLFATVNTTLDGALERAAKAARFDFEASKTCVVLAPGAGYDRVVLVGLGDAQALDATVAEKAGVAAARALAAGGTTGVIVADALAPELAAHVALGAVLGAYRFDSYRTEPRKGEPERLTALGVATTDPAAARAAWTPLGAVARGIYLCRDLVSEPANKLRPPEFEQRILALRDLGVTVEVLDRAAMEELGFGALLGVAQGSDAPPRTVIMRWNGGAEGDAPVAFVGKGVTFDSGGISIKPAAGMEEMKTDMAGAAAVVGTMAALAGRKAKVNAVGVVGLVENMLSGNAQRPGDVVRTAAGQTVEVLNTDAEGRLVLADVLWYTQDRFSPRLMVDLATLTGAIVVGLGHERAGLFSNSDELAANLSGTGEATGEKLWRMPLDAAYLERLRSDIADLKNIGGRPGGSITAAKFLECFVNEVPWAHLDIAGVAFTTKATSHAPKGATGFGVRLLDRMVGTYYEG, via the coding sequence ATGCTCGACATCGCCTTTTCCGACGCCACTGCGCCCCACGGCGGCGCGATCGCCATTCTTGCCACATCCGGCACATCCCCCGCCGGCCTGTTCGCCACCGTGAACACCACGCTGGACGGGGCGCTGGAGCGTGCGGCGAAGGCCGCCAGATTCGATTTCGAGGCGTCGAAGACCTGCGTCGTCCTGGCGCCGGGCGCGGGGTATGACCGCGTGGTCCTGGTGGGGCTGGGCGATGCGCAGGCGCTTGACGCCACCGTGGCTGAAAAGGCGGGCGTGGCGGCGGCGCGCGCGCTGGCCGCCGGGGGGACCACGGGTGTGATCGTGGCCGACGCCCTTGCGCCGGAACTGGCCGCCCATGTGGCGCTGGGGGCGGTGCTGGGGGCGTACCGCTTCGATTCGTATCGCACCGAGCCGCGCAAGGGGGAGCCGGAGCGACTCACGGCGCTGGGCGTCGCCACCACCGATCCGGCGGCGGCGCGGGCGGCATGGACGCCGCTGGGCGCGGTGGCGCGGGGTATCTACCTGTGCCGCGATCTGGTGTCCGAACCGGCCAACAAACTCCGCCCGCCCGAATTCGAGCAGCGTATCCTCGCCCTGCGCGATCTGGGTGTGACGGTCGAGGTGCTGGACCGCGCCGCCATGGAGGAACTGGGTTTCGGCGCGCTGCTGGGCGTGGCGCAGGGCAGCGACGCCCCGCCGCGCACGGTCATCATGCGCTGGAATGGCGGCGCGGAAGGGGACGCCCCGGTCGCGTTCGTGGGCAAGGGCGTGACGTTTGATTCGGGCGGCATCTCGATTAAGCCCGCAGCCGGCATGGAGGAAATGAAGACCGACATGGCGGGTGCGGCCGCCGTGGTCGGCACCATGGCGGCGCTGGCCGGACGCAAGGCGAAGGTCAACGCCGTGGGCGTGGTGGGGCTGGTGGAGAACATGCTGTCCGGCAATGCCCAGCGCCCGGGCGATGTGGTGCGCACCGCCGCGGGCCAGACGGTGGAAGTGCTCAATACCGATGCGGAAGGCCGGCTCGTGCTGGCGGATGTGCTGTGGTACACGCAGGACCGTTTCAGCCCGCGTCTCATGGTCGATCTCGCCACGCTGACGGGGGCGATCGTGGTCGGCCTTGGCCATGAGCGCGCGGGCCTGTTCTCGAACAGTGATGAACTGGCCGCCAACCTGTCCGGCACGGGCGAGGCGACGGGGGAGAAGCTGTGGCGCATGCCGCTGGACGCCGCCTACCTTGAACGCCTGCGCTCCGATATTGCAGATCTCAAGAACATCGGCGGGCGTCCCGGCGGGTCGATCACGGCGGCGAAGTTCCTTGAATGCTTCGTGAACGAGGTGCCATGGGCGCATCTGGACATCGCGGGGGTGGCGTTCACCACCAAGGCGACATCGCACGCACCCAAGGGGGCGACGGGCTTTGGCGTGCGGCTGCTCGACCGCATGGTCGGCACGTATTACGAGGGGTGA
- the lptG gene encoding LPS export ABC transporter permease LptG — MRPAFTLSVYIARQFTFATLAVISFLTGLITMFDFIDLLRRVSTRPNVPTSLVSQIALLHVPFACLEILPFGVLLGGIICFWRLARSSELVVARAAGISAWQFLAGPVICAVLIGATATTCISPLSSVMYRRAEALDRQYLRDNNGKSLNLSGGTLWLRQGDNGLVDHGVDIIHARRVRLSGGVLRLGAITIFRMGPDDGLITRLEAENGYLGKGRWILNATRQLRPDELPEDMGHVTLPADLTLAGVEESFASPDTLSVWALPGFIRQLNRSGFSTIRHRLHFQTLLTLPVLSGTMALVAAGFSMRPARRGGVIRMISFGVAAGFALFAISKIAAQFGETGALPPLLAAWAPTGAGLCLAVTLLLHLEDG, encoded by the coding sequence ATGAGGCCCGCCTTCACCCTGTCGGTCTATATCGCCCGGCAGTTCACCTTCGCCACGCTGGCCGTGATCTCCTTCCTGACCGGGCTGATCACGATGTTCGACTTCATCGACCTGCTGCGTCGTGTCTCGACCCGGCCCAACGTGCCCACGTCGCTGGTCAGCCAGATCGCGCTGCTGCACGTGCCCTTCGCCTGTCTTGAAATCCTGCCCTTTGGCGTGCTGCTGGGCGGTATCATCTGCTTCTGGCGGCTTGCGCGCTCATCCGAACTGGTGGTGGCGCGGGCGGCGGGCATCTCGGCATGGCAGTTCCTGGCGGGGCCGGTGATCTGCGCGGTGCTGATCGGGGCGACGGCGACGACGTGCATCTCGCCCCTGTCCTCCGTCATGTACCGCCGGGCGGAGGCGCTGGACCGGCAGTACCTGCGCGATAACAACGGCAAGTCGCTCAACCTGAGTGGGGGCACCCTGTGGCTGCGGCAGGGCGATAACGGGCTGGTGGACCATGGGGTGGACATCATCCATGCCCGGCGGGTCAGGCTTAGCGGGGGCGTGCTGCGCCTTGGCGCCATCACCATCTTCCGCATGGGCCCCGATGACGGGCTGATTACCCGGCTGGAGGCCGAAAACGGCTATCTGGGCAAGGGGCGGTGGATCCTGAACGCGACGCGCCAGCTCCGCCCCGACGAACTGCCCGAGGACATGGGACACGTCACCCTGCCCGCCGACCTGACGCTGGCGGGGGTGGAGGAGAGTTTCGCTTCGCCTGATACGCTGTCGGTCTGGGCGCTGCCGGGGTTCATCCGCCAGCTCAACCGCTCCGGCTTTTCCACCATCCGCCACCGGCTGCATTTCCAGACCCTGCTGACCCTGCCGGTGCTGTCGGGCACCATGGCGCTGGTGGCGGCGGGATTTTCCATGCGGCCCGCCCGGCGGGGCGGGGTCATACGCATGATCAGCTTTGGCGTGGCGGCCGGTTTCGCGCTGTTCGCCATATCCAAGATCGCGGCGCAGTTTGGTGAAACCGGGGCCCTTCCCCCCCTTCTGGCCGCGTGGGCCCCGACGGGGGCCGGGCTTTGTCTTGCGGTCACGCTACTTCTTCATCTAGAGGACGGTTAA
- a CDS encoding DNA polymerase III subunit chi: MAQIGFYHLTRSPALEVLPALLGRTLAAGQRAVVRCATAERVQELDDGLWRATDPLWLPHGTQAMGHGPWQPIWLTAGADVPNGALFLFLLDGVEAADLAAFTRVFDLFDGHDEAAVAAARRRWLAGREGGHELSYWQQQPKGWARRK; this comes from the coding sequence ATGGCGCAGATCGGCTTCTATCACCTGACGCGTTCCCCGGCGCTGGAAGTCCTGCCCGCGCTGCTGGGCCGCACCCTGGCGGCGGGCCAGCGCGCGGTCGTGCGCTGCGCGACGGCCGAGCGGGTTCAGGAACTTGATGACGGGCTATGGCGCGCCACCGACCCGCTATGGCTGCCCCACGGCACGCAGGCCATGGGGCACGGGCCATGGCAGCCCATCTGGCTGACCGCGGGCGCGGATGTGCCCAACGGGGCGCTGTTCCTCTTCCTGCTCGATGGGGTGGAGGCCGCGGACCTTGCGGCGTTCACGCGGGTGTTCGACCTGTTCGATGGCCATGATGAGGCCGCCGTCGCCGCCGCGCGCCGCCGCTGGCTGGCGGGGCGTGAGGGCGGGCATGAGCTGAGCTACTGGCAGCAGCAGCCCAAGGGGTGGGCGCGTCGGAAATAG
- a CDS encoding LPS-assembly protein LptD, which translates to MSRPRPLPRAPSPLRPSAATRRLPRGMLLCATMWGGIVLGLGAQLQSARADAPKRSMPIHAPKSQPQAPVLFSGTVSNTDPMTFQADHVSYDSRNGIATWTGNVQIWQNDQIMRADKVIYDRNTGIASARGNVAMVEPDGTVLFTDYAELSNGMRDGIMTRMYAQMYDNARLAANGVRRTGGKVSDLTRVVYTACEICARHPERAPFWQIRAYDATHDMQHKRLEFRDAFVDFFGVPIFYLPTFSMTDPSVRRQSGFLTPGFTPHNRYLGTYVTIPYYWVLDKQSDITLEGLFSTRTGPQLSANYRRYFRNARLNINAGIAYDTHHDISYTNTFGQQVESADNHGVQGYFFGNGQVSLNKTWRAGANIRWASSPNYMRDYRVTGYGQDTLNSNIYLEGFGTGSYSRIDGEAYQGLNQGVIHNHDLPWVLPRYTYSYFGRPDAWGGRFSLDTTDFYVYRNNGTSDQRGQLSLNWDRPFHNKLGQIWDLTLHVESAIHRATELNQQPNYAGTTRTQVEGQVLPTIGMKMNWPFLRSFNHNTGTQILEPIVQFLAAPNTGNSSSSNIPNEDSLTYEFTDSTLFAINRYPGTDRLDGGLRANVGLHNNWTWNGHQIDMLIGESFQEHVDHNRIPYSGLSHHLSDVVMGTHMVPNQFFDFDGKMRLDPYAGKVDFGDALGSAGFRHFRVTGGYLFEPVTPYYYYAERSYSNTPPAIYYKPVSELTVGAASNWDHWHLAAYLRRSLSRNESVSVGGDAGFQNDCFGLDVMYLKQYTTIGGQQSNSTVMFSLTFKTIGTFGMNG; encoded by the coding sequence ATGTCCCGTCCCCGTCCCCTCCCGCGCGCGCCGTCACCGCTACGGCCCAGCGCCGCCACGCGGCGGCTTCCGCGCGGGATGCTGCTTTGCGCGACCATGTGGGGCGGGATCGTGCTGGGGCTGGGGGCGCAGCTCCAGTCGGCCCGCGCGGACGCGCCAAAACGCAGCATGCCCATCCATGCCCCCAAAAGCCAGCCACAGGCGCCAGTACTGTTTTCGGGCACGGTGTCCAATACCGACCCGATGACCTTTCAGGCCGATCATGTTTCCTATGACAGCAGGAACGGCATCGCGACATGGACCGGCAATGTCCAGATCTGGCAGAATGACCAGATCATGCGGGCGGACAAGGTCATATACGACCGCAACACCGGCATTGCTTCCGCCCGTGGCAACGTGGCGATGGTGGAGCCGGACGGGACCGTGCTGTTCACGGATTATGCCGAACTGAGCAACGGCATGCGCGACGGCATCATGACGCGCATGTACGCCCAGATGTACGATAACGCCCGGCTGGCGGCGAACGGCGTGCGCCGCACGGGCGGCAAGGTGAGCGACCTGACCCGCGTGGTCTATACCGCGTGCGAGATCTGCGCCCGCCACCCCGAGCGCGCGCCCTTCTGGCAGATACGCGCCTATGACGCCACGCATGACATGCAGCACAAGCGTCTGGAATTCCGGGATGCGTTCGTGGATTTCTTCGGGGTGCCGATCTTCTACCTGCCCACCTTCTCCATGACCGACCCGTCCGTACGGCGGCAGAGCGGCTTTCTCACTCCCGGCTTCACGCCCCATAACCGTTACCTGGGCACGTATGTCACCATTCCCTATTACTGGGTGCTGGACAAACAGTCGGACATTACGCTGGAGGGATTGTTCTCCACCCGCACCGGCCCGCAGCTAAGCGCGAACTACCGCCGCTATTTCCGCAATGCGCGCCTCAACATCAACGCCGGCATCGCGTATGACACGCATCATGACATAAGCTACACCAACACCTTCGGCCAGCAGGTCGAAAGTGCGGACAACCATGGCGTGCAGGGCTATTTCTTCGGGAACGGCCAGGTCTCGCTCAACAAGACATGGCGCGCGGGCGCGAACATACGCTGGGCCAGTTCGCCCAACTACATGCGCGACTACCGCGTGACCGGCTACGGGCAGGACACGCTCAATTCCAACATCTACCTGGAAGGCTTCGGCACGGGCTCGTATTCGCGCATCGATGGCGAGGCGTATCAGGGCCTCAATCAGGGCGTCATCCACAACCATGACCTGCCATGGGTCCTGCCACGCTATACCTACAGCTATTTCGGCAGGCCCGACGCCTGGGGCGGGCGGTTCAGTCTGGATACGACGGACTTTTATGTCTACCGCAACAATGGCACGTCTGACCAGCGCGGGCAGCTCTCGCTCAACTGGGACCGGCCGTTCCATAACAAGCTGGGCCAGATCTGGGATCTGACGCTGCATGTCGAATCCGCCATTCACCGCGCCACCGAACTCAACCAGCAGCCCAATTACGCCGGCACCACGCGCACGCAGGTGGAAGGCCAGGTCCTGCCCACCATCGGGATGAAAATGAACTGGCCGTTCCTGCGCAGCTTCAACCACAATACCGGCACCCAGATCCTTGAACCGATCGTGCAGTTCCTGGCGGCCCCCAACACGGGCAACAGTTCATCCAGCAACATCCCCAACGAAGACAGCCTGACCTACGAATTCACGGACTCGACGCTGTTCGCCATCAACCGCTATCCGGGCACCGACCGGCTTGACGGGGGGCTGCGCGCCAATGTCGGCCTGCACAACAACTGGACATGGAACGGCCACCAGATCGACATGCTGATTGGCGAGAGCTTTCAGGAGCATGTCGATCATAACCGCATCCCCTATTCCGGCCTGAGCCATCACCTGTCGGATGTGGTGATGGGCACGCACATGGTGCCCAACCAGTTCTTCGACTTCGACGGCAAGATGCGGCTCGACCCCTATGCGGGCAAGGTTGACTTCGGCGATGCGCTGGGCAGCGCGGGGTTCCGGCATTTCCGCGTGACGGGTGGCTACCTGTTCGAGCCGGTGACGCCATATTACTATTATGCCGAAAGGTCATATTCCAACACGCCGCCCGCCATCTATTACAAGCCTGTCAGCGAACTGACGGTGGGCGCCGCCTCCAACTGGGACCACTGGCATCTGGCGGCCTATCTGCGCCGGAGCCTGTCGCGTAATGAAAGCGTATCGGTTGGTGGCGACGCCGGATTCCAGAATGACTGCTTCGGGCTGGATGTCATGTACCTCAAACAGTACACCACGATTGGTGGCCAACAGAGCAATTCGACCGTAATGTTCTCCCTTACGTTCAAAACCATCGGTACATTTGGTATGAATGGCTGA
- a CDS encoding aldo/keto reductase, translating to MKTVIFPNGTQVPALGMGTWNMGDDDSRRADEITSIRAGLEAGIRVVDTAEMYGSGRSEKLVGEAIRDLRDDVFLVSKVLPSNASHSGVRRACEASLKRLGTDWLDLYLLHWEGSFPLEETIAGFADLVDAGLIRSWGVSNFDTDGMRAVESIRSPTPCAANQVLYSLDYRGVEFDLLDHDRAAGVVSMAYSPLGQGGELLRAPVLARVAQRHTTSLGPATPAQVALAWVLRQPDVLAIPKAGSPKHQRENFAAQEITLTRDDLAEIDGAIAPPRRKEPLAMI from the coding sequence ATGAAGACGGTTATTTTCCCCAATGGTACACAGGTGCCCGCCCTGGGCATGGGCACATGGAACATGGGGGATGACGACAGCCGCCGCGCTGATGAGATCACAAGCATCCGCGCGGGGCTCGAGGCCGGTATCCGCGTGGTGGACACGGCGGAAATGTACGGCTCCGGCCGGTCCGAGAAACTGGTGGGCGAGGCGATCAGGGACCTGCGCGATGACGTGTTCCTTGTCAGCAAGGTCCTGCCCTCCAACGCGTCTCACAGCGGGGTGCGCAGGGCATGCGAGGCCTCGCTGAAACGGCTGGGCACCGATTGGCTCGATCTGTACCTGCTGCATTGGGAAGGCAGTTTCCCGCTGGAGGAAACCATCGCCGGATTCGCGGATCTGGTGGATGCCGGGCTGATCCGGAGCTGGGGCGTTTCCAATTTCGATACGGACGGCATGCGCGCGGTGGAAAGCATCCGCTCGCCCACGCCATGCGCCGCCAACCAGGTGCTGTACAGTCTCGATTACCGGGGTGTGGAGTTCGACCTGCTGGACCATGACCGCGCGGCGGGCGTGGTGAGCATGGCCTATTCCCCGCTGGGGCAGGGGGGCGAGCTGTTGCGCGCGCCGGTTCTGGCGCGCGTCGCGCAGCGGCATACGACATCGCTCGGCCCGGCCACCCCGGCGCAGGTGGCGCTTGCATGGGTGCTGCGGCAACCCGATGTGCTGGCGATTCCCAAGGCGGGCAGCCCGAAACATCAGCGCGAAAACTTCGCGGCACAGGAGATCACCTTGACGCGTGATGATCTGGCGGAGATTGATGGAGCCATCGCGCCGCCGCGCCGCAAGGAGCCGCTGGCCATGATCTGA
- a CDS encoding FAD-binding oxidoreductase, with protein MTASPSPTLARHDLIARFTDIVGPTGILTEAVDTAPFCTDWRDLYHGRVLAVLRPADTEALARIVRLCVEHDVPMVPQGGNTSMVGGATPDGSGREVVICLSRMNRIRNIDPHDLTMEVEAGVTLKAAQEAAWEAGFMLPLSISSEGSAQIGGVLATNAGGNNTLRYGNARELVLGLEAVMPDGGVFHGLRRLRKDNTGYALRQLLVGSEGTLGFITTAIMQLYPQPREIVATLCAVEDASAALKLLGLLRGRDPALVQAFEFMSGTGMDLVTSLIPAAPLPLEERAPAYVLVELATPRPDAELREYAEDLLGTALEDGLITDAVIAESEGQRAGLWKLREEHAEAQRRAGASVKNDVSVPVSHVPELITRATAACEALIPGIRPAPFGHMGDGNIHFNLVQPEGMAPEAFLARSHDIMDTVAAIVKELDGSFSAEHGVGQLKPYMMPAWRGGAELAAMRHIKAALDPRNLMNPGKVLPPATQDA; from the coding sequence ATGACCGCATCCCCCTCACCCACACTGGCACGGCATGACCTGATCGCCCGCTTTACGGACATAGTGGGGCCGACCGGCATCCTGACCGAAGCAGTGGATACGGCCCCCTTCTGCACCGACTGGCGCGACCTGTACCATGGCCGCGTGCTGGCCGTGCTGCGCCCCGCCGATACCGAGGCGCTGGCCCGGATCGTGCGCCTGTGCGTGGAACACGACGTGCCCATGGTGCCGCAGGGCGGCAATACCAGCATGGTGGGAGGGGCGACACCCGACGGCAGCGGGCGCGAGGTTGTCATCTGCCTGTCGCGCATGAACCGTATCCGCAACATCGACCCCCATGACCTGACCATGGAGGTGGAAGCCGGCGTTACGCTGAAGGCGGCGCAGGAAGCCGCGTGGGAGGCAGGATTCATGCTGCCGCTGTCCATCTCGTCCGAAGGGTCGGCGCAGATCGGGGGCGTGCTGGCCACCAATGCGGGGGGCAACAACACGCTGCGCTACGGCAATGCGCGGGAACTGGTTCTCGGCCTTGAGGCGGTCATGCCCGATGGCGGCGTGTTCCACGGGCTGCGCCGCCTGCGCAAGGACAATACCGGCTACGCGCTGCGGCAGTTGCTGGTGGGTTCGGAGGGGACGCTCGGCTTCATCACCACCGCGATCATGCAGCTCTACCCCCAGCCGCGCGAAATCGTGGCCACCCTGTGCGCGGTGGAGGACGCCAGCGCGGCGCTGAAGCTGCTGGGCCTGCTGCGCGGGCGCGACCCCGCGCTGGTGCAGGCGTTCGAGTTCATGTCCGGCACGGGCATGGATCTGGTGACCAGCCTCATTCCCGCAGCCCCCCTGCCGCTGGAGGAACGCGCCCCCGCCTACGTGCTGGTCGAGCTGGCCACGCCGCGCCCGGATGCGGAACTGCGCGAATACGCGGAGGACCTGCTGGGCACCGCGCTGGAGGACGGACTCATCACCGACGCCGTCATCGCCGAAAGCGAGGGCCAGCGCGCGGGGCTGTGGAAACTGCGCGAGGAACATGCCGAAGCCCAGCGCCGCGCGGGCGCGAGCGTGAAGAACGACGTGTCCGTGCCCGTCAGCCACGTGCCCGAACTGATCACGCGCGCGACGGCCGCGTGCGAGGCGCTGATACCGGGCATCCGCCCCGCGCCGTTCGGCCATATGGGCGATGGCAACATCCACTTCAACCTCGTACAGCCCGAAGGCATGGCGCCGGAGGCCTTTCTGGCCCGCAGCCATGACATCATGGACACCGTGGCCGCGATCGTGAAGGAACTGGATGGCTCCTTCTCCGCCGAGCACGGGGTGGGCCAGCTCAAGCCCTACATGATGCCCGCATGGCGCGGCGGCGCGGAACTGGCCGCCATGCGCCACATCAAGGCCGCGCTTGACCCGCGCAACCTCATGAACCCCGGCAAGGTCCTGCCCCCCGCCACACAGGACGCATGA
- a CDS encoding L-threonylcarbamoyladenylate synthase produces MNTQLLHDDPQGIETAAAILRAGGLVAFGTETVYGLGADAGNDRAVSAIYTAKGRPGINPLISHFASADAAFTQVVATPLAHALAERFWPGPLTLVLPRAPACTISPIATAGLATAAVRVPAGRTIHALLAACGFPVVAPSANPSGGVSPSDAGHVLAGLDGRIDAVLDCGPCTVGVESTILDLGGARPVLLRPGGITLEMLEDACGMPITAMAGSDDARPSAPGQLSSHYAPGLPVRLDAQTVAADEALLAFGPELAGSGLVWNLSPRGDLHEAAARLFAGLRFLDMEGHRRGLVRIAVQHVPGHGLGRAIRDRLIRAASPRS; encoded by the coding sequence ATGAACACACAACTGCTGCACGACGACCCGCAGGGTATCGAGACCGCCGCCGCCATCCTGCGCGCGGGCGGCCTCGTCGCGTTCGGGACGGAAACGGTGTACGGGCTGGGGGCGGATGCAGGCAATGACCGGGCGGTCAGCGCGATCTACACCGCCAAGGGCCGGCCGGGCATCAACCCGCTGATCAGCCATTTCGCCAGCGCGGATGCCGCCTTTACGCAGGTGGTGGCCACCCCGCTGGCCCACGCGCTGGCCGAACGGTTCTGGCCCGGCCCGCTCACACTTGTCCTGCCGCGCGCGCCTGCGTGCACCATTTCCCCCATCGCCACGGCGGGGCTGGCCACCGCGGCGGTGCGCGTGCCCGCAGGGCGCACCATCCATGCCCTGCTCGCGGCCTGCGGCTTTCCGGTGGTTGCCCCTTCGGCCAATCCATCGGGGGGGGTCAGCCCGTCGGACGCGGGGCATGTGCTGGCGGGGCTGGACGGGCGCATTGACGCCGTGCTGGATTGCGGGCCGTGCACTGTCGGAGTGGAAAGCACCATACTGGATCTGGGCGGCGCGCGCCCGGTGCTGCTGCGCCCCGGCGGCATCACGCTTGAAATGCTTGAAGATGCCTGCGGCATGCCGATCACCGCCATGGCGGGCAGCGATGATGCCCGCCCCAGCGCGCCGGGGCAGCTTTCCTCGCACTACGCGCCGGGGCTGCCGGTCCGGCTGGATGCGCAGACGGTCGCCGCCGATGAGGCGCTGCTGGCCTTCGGCCCCGAACTGGCGGGCAGCGGGCTGGTGTGGAACCTGAGCCCGCGCGGCGATTTGCACGAAGCGGCGGCGCGCCTCTTCGCGGGGCTGCGGTTTCTTGATATGGAGGGACACCGCCGGGGGCTGGTCAGGATCGCAGTACAGCATGTGCCCGGGCACGGGCTGGGCCGCGCGATCCGTGACCGGCTGATCCGCGCCGCCAGTCCGCGTTCCTAA
- the lptF gene encoding LPS export ABC transporter permease LptF: MPVVRPVPDRLAPRLSILDRYVLRQLLLALVASTGALATLIWLTQSLHFVSLVVGRGLSLRVFLELTSLLIPSFVAVILPITTFVVVQFIYQRLGTDRELTVMQAAGLSPLMMARPGLLCATIATGLCLVLNVWIVPVSYHAFRQYEFQIRNRMAAFLIQDGVFTQVSDNMTVYIRDRAKDGTLRGIMVEDDCTPGAEATILAEEGNLVINDEQPHVVLFNGSRQEIDSHTGRLNVLTFARNTIDLSSPHGSHTRLPDANELSIAQLLHPDMRQYSRRDESKMFIEAWRRLSTPFCAFSFAMIGLVGAMGGNYSRQASILRPVLAILAIVAVQALTLLVQNLASRNLHLMPLMWICTLGPGMICAFFLFVPEFRADREPLSRVGSPRA; encoded by the coding sequence ATGCCTGTCGTCCGCCCCGTTCCTGACCGCCTTGCGCCACGCCTGTCGATTCTGGACCGCTATGTCCTGCGCCAGCTCCTGCTGGCGCTTGTGGCCAGCACCGGCGCGCTGGCGACCCTGATCTGGCTGACCCAGTCCCTGCATTTCGTGTCGCTGGTGGTGGGCCGGGGGCTTTCGCTGCGTGTGTTCCTGGAACTGACCAGCCTGCTGATTCCCTCCTTCGTCGCGGTCATCCTGCCGATCACGACCTTCGTGGTGGTGCAGTTCATCTACCAGCGCCTCGGCACGGACCGGGAACTGACCGTGATGCAGGCGGCCGGGCTGTCCCCGCTCATGATGGCGCGGCCGGGGCTGTTATGCGCGACCATCGCCACGGGGCTGTGCCTGGTCCTGAATGTCTGGATCGTGCCGGTTTCCTACCATGCCTTCCGGCAGTACGAATTCCAGATCCGCAACCGCATGGCCGCCTTCCTGATACAGGACGGGGTCTTTACGCAGGTTTCGGACAACATGACCGTCTATATCCGCGACCGCGCCAAGGACGGCACGCTGCGCGGCATCATGGTGGAAGATGACTGCACCCCCGGCGCCGAAGCCACCATACTGGCGGAAGAAGGCAATCTGGTCATAAACGACGAACAGCCCCATGTGGTCCTGTTCAACGGTTCACGACAGGAGATCGACAGCCATACCGGGCGGCTCAACGTGCTGACCTTCGCACGCAACACCATCGACCTGTCCAGCCCGCACGGGTCGCATACCCGCCTGCCCGACGCCAACGAACTGTCGATCGCGCAGCTTCTGCACCCGGACATGCGCCAGTATTCCCGCCGCGATGAAAGCAAGATGTTCATCGAGGCCTGGCGCAGGCTCAGCACGCCGTTCTGCGCGTTTTCCTTCGCCATGATCGGACTGGTGGGGGCGATGGGCGGCAACTATTCCCGGCAGGCCAGCATCCTGCGCCCCGTGCTGGCCATACTGGCCATCGTGGCCGTGCAGGCGCTGACGCTGCTGGTGCAGAACCTGGCGTCGCGCAACCTGCACCTCATGCCGCTTATGTGGATCTGCACGCTGGGGCCGGGCATGATCTGCGCCTTTTTCCTGTTCGTGCCCGAATTCCGCGCGGACCGGGAGCCCCTGTCCCGCGTGGGCAGTCCGCGCGCATGA